From Arachis hypogaea cultivar Tifrunner chromosome 3, arahy.Tifrunner.gnm2.J5K5, whole genome shotgun sequence:
CCCAATCCAGCCTTTTCATAAATatgtttttgactagccaagagtttatttagattttcagaactttgagtaaaGTTGGCCAGATCTTCTTTTAAGCTTTTTACCTCTTTGTGAAACCTTTCATTTTCTTCAAAATAGTTCAAGTATACAATCACAGAATGTTGTTTCTCATAGCCCTTAAGTTCAGCCTTTAGTagcttgttttcttcaacaagatcaacaacGGTTTCGACTTCCCTTAATTTATCTTTGAGAAAAGTGTTTTCTGCCTTCAGGATGTCATTTTGAGATTCAAGttcatgatttttatttaagaagCATCTTAGTTTCTTAGTGAGATAATcaatcataagatgaaggtcttcagtagAAGGTTCAATGAAAATTACCTCATTAGTTTGATCGGCCATGAGGCAGGTTTGAGATTTGTTCTctgattcttttctttcttggaattttcttctttcttcaactttGGATAGTTAAACTTGTAATGTCCAACCTCTCTACAGTTGTGGCAGATGATCTTGTTTAAGTCCCTTTTTGGTCTTCCTAAGCTGCCTCCCTTGCATCTTTCTTTAACCTTCATCATTTTTCTAaatttcttagcaaaaagaacAAACTCATCATCAGAtaagttatcactggattcatcatctaaGGACTCAGTGAATGATTTGAGagcaatttctttcttttttgtgtcATTTTTTAAGTAAGTggtttcaaaagcaagtaaatttcctctcagATCATCAtatgtcatttgatcaatgatactGCTCTTAGCTATAACCATAGCCTTAATTTCCCACTCTTTATTGAGACTTCTTAGAACTTTCCTCACTAACACAGGTTTAGGGTGAGTAATCCCCGTAGCATCTAGGCCATTGATGATGACGTTGAATCTTTCAAATATTTCATCaatagattctccttccttcatagaGAATATTTTGTACTCTTTGCTCAACATGTCTATTCTGGTTCTCTTGACTTGGGTAGTCCCTTCATGGGTGACTTGGAGcttgtcccagattttcttttctattttacatcTTGATACCTttcggtattcctcgaagctgatagcacaattaAGCATGTTGACAACTTTGGCGTTGAGCTCTATCTTCTTTTATCTTCATCATTCCATTTGTCCTCAGTCTTAGAAATCACTACACCATCTGCTTTTGTTTTGGTTGGGATTTGGAGACCATTCAAGATTATCATCAAAATGTTATAATCTACTGATTaaacaaagatcttcattctctcaTTCCAATAGTTGTAGTTCTTTCTATTGAAGAACAAAGGTCTGTTATTGGATTGGCTTTCTGTCAGAGTGTATGCCACCATGTTGGAGCCATTGTTGTTCGCCATCAGGATCTTTTGTCCAAGctacaaagcttgatctctttgaaactaagctctgataccaattgatggttatcagtggctaagagaatggggGATTGAATCTTAGCATCTCTTGTGAatattactttttgttttctcaAAGAAACTTAGGAGATGTGTTTGCTTTTGTCTTGTATCGAGTTAAGAGACACTTTATTTTTATCTCTTGAGTAGCAAAAGTAGAAGTGAAGTAGAGAGGAAGAAGTGACACACAGATGTATCTTAGTTCAGCTACCTAGTGCAATGTAGCCTATATCTAGTCTCCATCATAATTATGATGGGATTTCACTAACTTTTTCAacatattacatacaccaatgtttttctaggatctacccaatcctatctgggacaaattcATATTCTAACACAATCTGAATTTGACTAGATCTCAATCTAGTTTTCAacagtaaagtgctaacccaacttacaagggaatCTCCACAGGATCATGACTTAAAACAGAAAGATGTATAAAGAAAATCTGAAACATCTTATGGCTTTTTCTCCAAGTTTTACTAACTATTTTTTACCTCTCATTGgcttttcttacaaacctcaccatgtttgccttttttcaatgagactcagacagactaaattgagaaaaagaGAATACTAAATgagaaccatgaaggagaagaactcaaaAGTTTAGGAAGCTATAAGAACTGAACACTGTGCTTCGTTCTTACTCTCTTGCCTTCAACCCTTGGccattcacccttattatagaagagtgaagcttcCCAGGTTGAAGCTAGTTCACAGTCCATactatcttcttctccttcacaGAACTTGTAGCGGCTTTGTCAGTGAGGAGAGAAAAATCTGAATTGGTTGCATGCAACTTACCCATTCTCTCTCATTCTTTTTTTCAAGTTTCTTCAATCTTGACCGTGGAGCCTTGCTTTGGCTTCAAGTTTTATTTCTGAGCATTGATGAGCTTCTAACAATTGTTGACTTTGCTTTCTTCATTGTTGCTTGTTCTGTTCTTGGTTCTTGGCAGATTTCTCCTTGATTCCTTGATGAAgcacaaaagaagaaagaaatttttTGATGTGTTTTGACCGAAGAGTGACTAGCTTCTTGGTTGTAGTTCTTTATTCTTGCTTGGATTTGAAAACAAGCTTTTTGTTCTTCACACCATCATAGCTactgcatttttttttctttctttctttcttccttgttGGAAGATGTGACCAAAgtgaaagagagaggagagagaagaaagaatttGGCTTTCGGTAGAAGCGTCAAAAAATTAATTGGAATGAATTTGGGGTTTAAGTGTCAAAAAGTGGGAAGTGTAGTTGATTACCGAATGGGCTTGGATTTTTATTTGGGCCATGTAACTTGTGGCTAGGTTCAGCCATTTCCTATCTTGGATCAAGATTGGGGTATTTA
This genomic window contains:
- the LOC140183402 gene encoding uncharacterized protein; translation: MLNCAISFEEYRKVSRCKIEKKIWDKLQVTHEGTTQVKRTRIDMLSKEYKIFSMKEGESIDEIFERFNVIINGLDATGITHPKPVLVRKVLRSLNKEWEIKAMVIAKSSIIDQMTYDDLRGNLLAFETTYLKNDTKKKEIALKSFTESLDDESSDNLSDDEFVLFAKKFRKMMKVKERCKGGSLGRPKRDLNKIICHNCREVGHYKFNYPKLKKEENSKKEKNQRTNLKPASWPIKLMR